From Rhododendron vialii isolate Sample 1 chromosome 10a, ASM3025357v1, the proteins below share one genomic window:
- the LOC131303675 gene encoding uncharacterized protein LOC131303675 isoform X1, with protein MFTTSSSKGKTGTKREGRQRGTVRKYPILGPSFHPRPDPRFTNRPDSPLAAGLFAKVSQKPTNQSKFTGKCSRPRCGRCHTYPVSKSRTKEKGTQKLQSCDVVSNHRLVRLWAVDSNPRLKFAGFSASGVLAHLEREYLNMDDDDDYVDEVYEESFELAYHDSLELEIASGAVDIKDWDNENKGDVEVEDLGFYDAEIVSADQDEDEDGVFCVGNRINCLPSLIRVHFCCCRSS; from the exons ATGTTCACTACTTCATCTTcgaaaggaaagacagggacAAAGAGAGAAGGTCGCCAACGCGGCACGGTTCGCAAATACCCGATCCTGGGACCATCATTTCACCCAAGACCCGACCCCAGGTTCACAAACCGGCCCGATTCGCCGCTGGCAGCAGGGCTTTTCGCCAAGGTCTCACAGAAGCCAACCAACCAATCCAAGTTCACTGGCAAGTGCAGCCGGCCTCGGTGCGGCAGGTGCCATACCTACCCGGTTTCTAAGTCTCGGACCAAGGAGAAGGGAACCCAGAAGCTGCAGTCATGTGACGTTGTTTCGAATCATAGGTTGGTGAGGTTGTGGGCTGTGGATTCGAACCCCAGGTTGAAGTTTGCCGGGTTTTCGGCTAGTGGGGTTTTGGCTCATTTGGAGAGGGAGTATTTGAAtatggatgatgatgatgattatgTTGATGAGGTTTATGAGGAGTCATTTGAGTTAGCTTATCATGATTCCCTGGAGTTGGAAATCGCTTCGGGAGCCGTCGATATTAAGGATTGGGACAATGAAAATAAAGGTGATGTTGAAGTTGAGGATTTGGGGTTTTATGATGCGGAAATTGTGTCGGCAGAccaagatgaagatgaagatggag TTTTCTGTGTAGGAAACAGAATTAATTGTCTTCCCAGTCTAATCAGAGTTCACTTCTGCTGTTGCCGATCAAGCTGA
- the LOC131303672 gene encoding probable carboxylesterase 18, whose amino-acid sequence MAVEMKKTPDLPWRIRIFFTALGFVTDRCRRSDGTMNRSVMSLFDFKSQAGSTKGVTSSDITVDRSRNLWFRIYTPTASGTTVASKLPVIFYFHGGGFILFGPNSRPFDELCRHLAGKLPAIVVSINYRLAPEHRYPCQFEDGFDTLKFIDSNSSLLPPNADLSHCFFAGESAGANIAHHVTLKAAVHDFRKLKIVGLIAIQPYFGGEERTESERRLTQVPIVNVERTDWSWKALLPEGCDRDHEAVNVFGGPKSKDISSLKFPATLLVVGGFDPLQDWQRKYHMGLKKSGKEVYLVEYPNAIHGFYLFPELPDFTPFVTEVRRFIQKQSESI is encoded by the coding sequence atGGCTGTTGAGATGAAAAAAACTCCAGACCTTCCATGGAGAATCAGAATATTCTTTACCGCTCTTGGCTTTGTCACTGACCGTTGCCGCCGTTCCGATGGCACTATGAATCGTTCCGTGATGAGCCTGTTCGACTTCAAATCCCAAGCTGGTTCCACCAAAGGCGTCACCTCCTCCGACATCACTGTGGACCGTTCTCGCAACCTCTGGTTCCGCATCTATACCCCCACCGCAAGTGGCACCACCGTTGCTTCCAAACTCCCTGTGATATTTTACTTCCATGGCGGGGGATTCATCCTTTTCGGCCCGAATTCAAGGCCCTTCGACGAACTCTGCCGCCACCTCGCTGGCAAACTCCCTGCCATCGTTGTCTCCATCAACTACCGCCTCGCGCCAGAGCACCGGTATCCCTGTCAGTTTGAGGATGGCTTTGACACCCTGAAATTCATAGACAGTAATTCTTCACTTTTACCACCCAACGCTGACCTCAGCCACTGCTTCTTTGCTGGTGAGAGTGCTGGAGCCAACATTGCCCACCATGTGACGCTCAAAGCTGCCGTGCACGATTTCAGGAAGCTTAAAATCGTTGGACTGATAGCCATACAACCCTACTTTGGCGGGGAAGAGCGTACTGAGTCTGAGCGTCGACTCACCCAAGTACCGATTGTGAACGTAGAGCGAACCGACTGGTCATGGAAGGCCTTATTGCCAGAAGGTTGTGACAGAGACCATGAGGCTGTGAATGTCTTTGGAGGGCCGAAATCGAAAGATATTTCGAGTTTGAAGTTCCCGGCAACGTTGTTGGTTGTCGGAGGGTTCGACCCGTTGCAAGATTGGCAGAGGAAATACCATATGGGACTGAAGAAATCTGGGAAAGAAGTTTACTTAGTGGAGTATCCGAACGCAATCCATGGTTTTTATCTGTTTCCGGAGTTGCCTGATTTTACTCCGTTCGTTACAGAGGTTAGACGTTTCATTCAAAAGCAATCAGAGTCCATTTAA
- the LOC131303671 gene encoding protein WVD2-like 7 isoform X2, whose translation MGESACVMHTFSYASGISNESKQGNPVPALGESISFGRFMTESLSWEKWSTFSHNRYVEEAERYAKPGSVAQKKAFFEAHYKRIAAAKKAAAEALLEQKAANTNPDPQVVSQDCSIVTHQSQSKTNLGTDVDSMKGADTVTESEVSHQPQSMTNLGREVDSMKEADTETESEVVTDDLLKNESLNHSENVVNQTMDSEMGTGESPQMEKPLLQGLKPNHEATLPSRKKKPAFSSSKPSTRHRAPKVPASPAKSTLLIHPGKENNDVTPITRSSPTEAANKKRPTSKSLRTLIYSTPAKEPDKSTTLAARKAESSRVAPSSYNFYNDCKTPLRTPKMAHTDGVSKNPSATPFSENRRTTTPMDASAVGSKTTGPKWNIISSVSKSLTACKNKLQSPNLSAPFSFRTEERAAQRKQKLEEKFNAKETQKVQLQTRLKEKAETEIRRFRQTLCFKARPMPDFYKARESPINQIKSVKTPLTQPQSLKVGRKPSYSTLQGLISLPQEAHSTKTSRSKNTPKIKNRMPNPLNSLPEMTTCENTTPNIQLDRQQQK comes from the exons ATGGGGGAATCAGCTTGTGTAATGCATACATTCTCGTATGCTTCTGGCATTTCGAATGAATCCAAACAG GGAAACCCCGTGCCTGCTCTTGGAGAATCAATCTCTTTTGGGAGGTTCATGACAGAGTCTTTATCTTGGGAGAAATGGTCAACCTTTTCCCACAATCGCTACGTTGAAGAAGCTGAAAGGTATGCCAAGCCCGGATCTGTGGCACAGAAAAAGGCTTTCTTCGAGGCCCATTACAAGAGAATTGCTGCTGCTAAGAAGGCTGCAGCAGAAGCCTTGCTTGAGCAAAAGGCCGCAAATACAAATCCCGACCCACAAGTTGTAAGCCAAGATTGCAGTATAGTTACCCATCAGTCACAAAGTAAAACAAACCTAGGCACAGACGTTGATTCCATGAAAGGAGCTGACACAGTAACAGAATCTGAGGTTTCCCATCAGCCACAAAGTATGACAAACCTAGGCAGAGAGGTTGATTCCATGAAAGAAGCTGACACCGAAACAGAATCTGAGGTTGTAACGGATGATCTTTTGAAGAATGAATCATTAAACCATTCTGAGAATGTTGTGAACCAGACTATGGATTCTGAAATGGGGACTGGTGAATCCCCTCAAATGGAGAAGCCTTTGTTGCAG GGTTTGAAGCCTAATCATGAGGCCACATTGccttcaagaaagaagaaaccgGCATTTTCATCTTCAAAACCATCAACTCGTCATAGAGCACCTAAAGTTCCTGCTTCACCTGCCAAATCTACGCTTTTGATTCATCCAGGGAAGGAAAATAATGATGTCACTCCAATCACGAGGAGTTCGCCTACAGAAGCTGCCAATAAAAAGAGACCAACTTCAAAATCGCTACGCACACTGATTTATTCTACTCCGGCTAAGGAACCGGATAAATCTACAACCCTAGCTGCAAGAAAAGCTGAAAGTTCAAGAGTTGCTCCTAGCTCTTATAACTTCTATAATGATTGCAAAACTCCTCTAAGGACTCCTAAGATG GCTCATACGGATGGGGTATCAAAGAATCCTTCAGCAACCCctttttcagaaaatagaag GACTACAACACCAATGGATGCCTCAGCAGTTGGAAGCAAGACAACTGGCCCAAAATGGAACATCATATCTTCAGT TTCCAAGTCCTTGACTGCCTGCAAAAACAAATTACAGTCTCCAAATTTATCTGCTCCTTTCAGCTTTAGGACAGAAGAAAGAGCTGCACAACGAAAGCAG AAGCTTGAAGAAAAATTCAACGCCAAGGAGACACAAAAAGTGCAGCTGCAGACAAGGTTGAAG GAGAAAGCAGAAACAGAAATTAGAAGGTTTCGTCAAACCCTATGCTTCAAGGCCCGGCCAATGCCTGATTTCTACAAGGCAAGGGAATCACCAATAAATCAAATCAAGAGTGTGaag ACACCACTGACCCAACCCCAGTCACTCAAGGTAGGAAGAAAGCCAAGTTACAGCACATTGCAAGGTCTAATATCTCTGCCTCAAGAGGCACACTCCACCAAGACCAGTCGCTCCAAAAatactccaaaaataaaaaatcggaTGCCAAATCCTTTAAATTCATTGCCTGAAATGACTACCTGCGAAAATACAACCCCAAATATTCAGCTTGATCGGCAACAGCAGAAGTGA
- the LOC131303671 gene encoding protein WVD2-like 7 isoform X1 — protein sequence MGESACVMHTFSYASGISNESKQGNPVPALGESISFGRFMTESLSWEKWSTFSHNRYVEEAERYAKPGSVAQKKAFFEAHYKRIAAAKKAAAEALLEQKAANTNPDPQVVSQDCSIVTHQSQSKTNLGTDVDSMKGADTVTESEVSHQPQSMTNLGREVDSMKEADTETESEVVTDDLLKNESLNHSENVVNQTMDSEMGTGESPQMEKPLLQGLKPNHEATLPSRKKKPAFSSSKPSTRHRAPKVPASPAKSTLLIHPGKENNDVTPITRSSPTEAANKKRPTSKSLRTLIYSTPAKEPDKSTTLAARKAESSRVAPSSYNFYNDCKTPLRTPKMAHTDGVSKNPSATPFSENRRTTTPMDASAVGSKTTGPKWNIISSVSSKSLTACKNKLQSPNLSAPFSFRTEERAAQRKQKLEEKFNAKETQKVQLQTRLKEKAETEIRRFRQTLCFKARPMPDFYKARESPINQIKSVKTPLTQPQSLKVGRKPSYSTLQGLISLPQEAHSTKTSRSKNTPKIKNRMPNPLNSLPEMTTCENTTPNIQLDRQQQK from the exons ATGGGGGAATCAGCTTGTGTAATGCATACATTCTCGTATGCTTCTGGCATTTCGAATGAATCCAAACAG GGAAACCCCGTGCCTGCTCTTGGAGAATCAATCTCTTTTGGGAGGTTCATGACAGAGTCTTTATCTTGGGAGAAATGGTCAACCTTTTCCCACAATCGCTACGTTGAAGAAGCTGAAAGGTATGCCAAGCCCGGATCTGTGGCACAGAAAAAGGCTTTCTTCGAGGCCCATTACAAGAGAATTGCTGCTGCTAAGAAGGCTGCAGCAGAAGCCTTGCTTGAGCAAAAGGCCGCAAATACAAATCCCGACCCACAAGTTGTAAGCCAAGATTGCAGTATAGTTACCCATCAGTCACAAAGTAAAACAAACCTAGGCACAGACGTTGATTCCATGAAAGGAGCTGACACAGTAACAGAATCTGAGGTTTCCCATCAGCCACAAAGTATGACAAACCTAGGCAGAGAGGTTGATTCCATGAAAGAAGCTGACACCGAAACAGAATCTGAGGTTGTAACGGATGATCTTTTGAAGAATGAATCATTAAACCATTCTGAGAATGTTGTGAACCAGACTATGGATTCTGAAATGGGGACTGGTGAATCCCCTCAAATGGAGAAGCCTTTGTTGCAG GGTTTGAAGCCTAATCATGAGGCCACATTGccttcaagaaagaagaaaccgGCATTTTCATCTTCAAAACCATCAACTCGTCATAGAGCACCTAAAGTTCCTGCTTCACCTGCCAAATCTACGCTTTTGATTCATCCAGGGAAGGAAAATAATGATGTCACTCCAATCACGAGGAGTTCGCCTACAGAAGCTGCCAATAAAAAGAGACCAACTTCAAAATCGCTACGCACACTGATTTATTCTACTCCGGCTAAGGAACCGGATAAATCTACAACCCTAGCTGCAAGAAAAGCTGAAAGTTCAAGAGTTGCTCCTAGCTCTTATAACTTCTATAATGATTGCAAAACTCCTCTAAGGACTCCTAAGATG GCTCATACGGATGGGGTATCAAAGAATCCTTCAGCAACCCctttttcagaaaatagaag GACTACAACACCAATGGATGCCTCAGCAGTTGGAAGCAAGACAACTGGCCCAAAATGGAACATCATATCTTCAGT AAGTTCCAAGTCCTTGACTGCCTGCAAAAACAAATTACAGTCTCCAAATTTATCTGCTCCTTTCAGCTTTAGGACAGAAGAAAGAGCTGCACAACGAAAGCAG AAGCTTGAAGAAAAATTCAACGCCAAGGAGACACAAAAAGTGCAGCTGCAGACAAGGTTGAAG GAGAAAGCAGAAACAGAAATTAGAAGGTTTCGTCAAACCCTATGCTTCAAGGCCCGGCCAATGCCTGATTTCTACAAGGCAAGGGAATCACCAATAAATCAAATCAAGAGTGTGaag ACACCACTGACCCAACCCCAGTCACTCAAGGTAGGAAGAAAGCCAAGTTACAGCACATTGCAAGGTCTAATATCTCTGCCTCAAGAGGCACACTCCACCAAGACCAGTCGCTCCAAAAatactccaaaaataaaaaatcggaTGCCAAATCCTTTAAATTCATTGCCTGAAATGACTACCTGCGAAAATACAACCCCAAATATTCAGCTTGATCGGCAACAGCAGAAGTGA
- the LOC131303675 gene encoding uncharacterized protein LOC131303675 isoform X2, whose amino-acid sequence MFTTSSSKGKTGTKREGRQRGTVRKYPILGPSFHPRPDPRFTNRPDSPLAAGLFAKVSQKPTNQSKFTGKCSRPRCGRCHTYPVSKSRTKEKGTQKLQSCDVVSNHRLVRLWAVDSNPRLKFAGFSASGVLAHLEREYLNMDDDDDYVDEVYEESFELAYHDSLELEIASGAVDIKDWDNENKGDVEVEDLGFYDAEIVSADQDEDEDGGNRINCLPSLIRVHFCCCRSS is encoded by the exons ATGTTCACTACTTCATCTTcgaaaggaaagacagggacAAAGAGAGAAGGTCGCCAACGCGGCACGGTTCGCAAATACCCGATCCTGGGACCATCATTTCACCCAAGACCCGACCCCAGGTTCACAAACCGGCCCGATTCGCCGCTGGCAGCAGGGCTTTTCGCCAAGGTCTCACAGAAGCCAACCAACCAATCCAAGTTCACTGGCAAGTGCAGCCGGCCTCGGTGCGGCAGGTGCCATACCTACCCGGTTTCTAAGTCTCGGACCAAGGAGAAGGGAACCCAGAAGCTGCAGTCATGTGACGTTGTTTCGAATCATAGGTTGGTGAGGTTGTGGGCTGTGGATTCGAACCCCAGGTTGAAGTTTGCCGGGTTTTCGGCTAGTGGGGTTTTGGCTCATTTGGAGAGGGAGTATTTGAAtatggatgatgatgatgattatgTTGATGAGGTTTATGAGGAGTCATTTGAGTTAGCTTATCATGATTCCCTGGAGTTGGAAATCGCTTCGGGAGCCGTCGATATTAAGGATTGGGACAATGAAAATAAAGGTGATGTTGAAGTTGAGGATTTGGGGTTTTATGATGCGGAAATTGTGTCGGCAGAccaagatgaagatgaagatggag GAAACAGAATTAATTGTCTTCCCAGTCTAATCAGAGTTCACTTCTGCTGTTGCCGATCAAGCTGA